The Fibrobacter sp. genome contains a region encoding:
- a CDS encoding TIGR02147 family protein, translating to MKDILEYTSYRQYIADYYADKKAKTAFTWQEFTRAAGFSSPVHLKYASEGRLNLSNAAAQRVAQAMHLAGYEQDYFCEMVKFDNAKTDTEKKAAFSKMLAIADATKAKIIEGDSFRYFESWKNPVLRELAPAMPGAKPLALARACRPEITAAEVTETLNFLVKADLLKKDKEGNYKQTERGVTTGPMEVTPIAVREMHRQMGELALEAIEGVAQDKRHFSGLTLGITRNAYEKIVQEIAEFRKRIITIATQDDGMDEVYRLNVQFFPMTSKEDNKKSLEET from the coding sequence ATGAAGGATATACTAGAATACACTAGTTATCGACAATATATAGCGGACTACTATGCCGACAAAAAGGCAAAAACCGCATTCACGTGGCAGGAATTCACGCGAGCGGCGGGATTTTCTTCACCGGTTCATTTGAAATACGCGAGTGAAGGCCGCCTCAACCTGAGCAATGCGGCCGCACAGCGCGTAGCGCAGGCCATGCACCTTGCAGGCTACGAGCAGGATTACTTTTGCGAAATGGTCAAGTTTGACAACGCAAAAACAGATACCGAAAAAAAAGCCGCTTTTAGCAAAATGCTCGCAATTGCCGATGCCACCAAGGCGAAAATCATCGAAGGCGATTCTTTCCGCTATTTCGAGAGCTGGAAAAACCCGGTGCTCCGCGAACTCGCCCCAGCGATGCCCGGCGCAAAGCCGCTGGCCCTAGCCCGCGCATGCCGTCCAGAAATTACAGCAGCCGAAGTGACGGAAACGCTGAATTTTCTCGTCAAGGCGGATTTGCTCAAAAAAGACAAAGAAGGGAACTACAAGCAAACCGAAAGGGGCGTCACGACGGGCCCGATGGAAGTGACCCCCATCGCCGTCCGTGAAATGCACCGCCAAATGGGCGAACTTGCTTTGGAAGCCATAGAGGGCGTCGCTCAAGACAAGCGCCATTTTTCGGGACTTACGCTCGGCATCACGCGCAATGCCTATGAAAAAATTGTTCAAGAAATCGCAGAATTCCGCAAACGGATTATTACGATTGCGACACAGGACGACGGCATGGACGAAGTTTACCGTTTGAACGTGCAATTTTTCCCGATGACAAGCAAAGAAGACAATAAAAAGAGTTTGGAGGAGACATGA
- a CDS encoding RNA methyltransferase, protein MRKFRVVLVEPEHPHNVGFVARAMHCYALDELYIVYPRRDKVIENSYHTAPNSHEVLDKATIVHKFEDAIGDCACAVAFSRRIYGSAIKHTMMPGLAELLPENGTIALVFGRESCGLETEEVNACTYQCEIPVPGLMSLNLAQAVTVGLYELCRSGALANGEGRAKRGTKGACETAPATIDQIDSFKKFLDRYLTGQYHDQAWRDNFLNTLLQRLHPTRNELSALFGLIRNLAKKPARLEQAADKAAKAAEAAKDAES, encoded by the coding sequence ATGAGAAAATTCAGAGTCGTTTTAGTTGAACCGGAACATCCCCACAACGTGGGCTTCGTGGCCCGCGCCATGCATTGCTACGCCCTCGACGAACTGTATATCGTCTACCCGAGGCGTGACAAGGTCATCGAGAATTCTTACCACACGGCGCCGAACAGCCACGAAGTTTTGGACAAGGCGACTATCGTGCACAAGTTCGAGGATGCCATCGGCGATTGCGCCTGTGCGGTCGCATTCAGCCGTCGCATTTACGGTTCCGCCATCAAGCACACGATGATGCCGGGACTTGCGGAACTGTTGCCCGAGAACGGGACGATTGCGCTTGTGTTCGGGCGCGAATCCTGCGGGCTCGAGACCGAAGAGGTGAATGCCTGCACGTACCAGTGCGAAATCCCGGTGCCTGGGCTCATGAGCCTTAACTTGGCGCAGGCGGTGACGGTGGGGCTGTACGAACTCTGCCGCAGCGGCGCTCTTGCAAATGGTGAAGGCCGTGCGAAACGCGGGACGAAGGGCGCCTGCGAAACGGCTCCGGCGACCATCGACCAGATCGACAGCTTCAAGAAGTTCCTCGACCGCTACTTGACGGGCCAGTATCATGACCAGGCTTGGCGCGACAACTTCCTCAATACGCTTTTGCAGCGTCTGCACCCCACGCGTAACGAACTTTCCGCATTGTTTGGCTTGATTCGTAACCTTGCAAAAAAGCCCGCTCGCCTAGAACAGGCCGCCGACAAGGCAGCAAAGGCTGCCGAGGCCGCTAAAGACGCAGAATCCTAA
- a CDS encoding FISUMP domain-containing protein, giving the protein MIYSKISRLTACKIAVLSTFLFTACSEEPGNTPLAHDGGYTEEQALLENINVVAYARQFQTIAEDSTTTKLVSSIVPGSIIRMSELDSVTFDTTGLVYYSRTKNSSGEFEFNNISLKSPYVMLELSPSNECETDKWIERCYTPYQKSLIYSLIVDLRKSKNVGINVATTIETKRLLKLISEGMSFEDANQQAESDLLKAFGIYNVPYRFDKAISDENRAEILLTDNLSGWFSYIHARSLQGAADEFAKAGTFNEAEVTRQFLIGFVESWSHSSQIDEEEKTYLHDYMHNFMASLFGFGQCTADYEGYSTTLPYEAHKDIDFACLSGAWSFLIHYAVPDSVGAVLGQMTDSRDGTKYNTVTYNIDGESQTWLAENLKYNSTDGIYFWNEAMNLPDSIALIPYESCIEEKSYTYCDRLQAQKSNLDYEKIWAITDSVKAAGKTYQGICPDGWHLPDLHEWKKLRDYVTEKIDIGSLTNEDVMAIAGFGESDEDYGTAYAVKIDSTIQLSTHQGSSNSAIFSVFVEGIEWSYVSLEGTVFYPAPTKKNSLSVRCIKD; this is encoded by the coding sequence ATGATTTACTCAAAAATTAGCAGGTTGACAGCCTGCAAGATAGCCGTGCTATCCACATTTTTATTTACGGCATGTTCTGAAGAACCCGGCAACACTCCGCTTGCTCACGACGGCGGATACACGGAAGAACAGGCTTTACTTGAAAACATCAATGTGGTGGCGTACGCAAGGCAATTCCAGACCATTGCCGAAGATTCCACAACGACCAAATTGGTCAGTTCTATTGTTCCCGGTTCTATCATAAGAATGTCTGAATTAGATTCCGTCACCTTCGATACAACCGGCTTGGTTTACTACAGCCGTACTAAAAATTCCTCGGGCGAGTTCGAATTCAACAACATATCGCTGAAGAGTCCTTATGTCATGCTTGAACTTTCTCCCTCTAATGAATGCGAGACCGACAAATGGATCGAGCGATGCTACACCCCTTACCAAAAGTCCTTGATATATAGTTTAATAGTTGATTTGCGAAAGTCCAAGAATGTCGGTATCAATGTGGCGACGACCATAGAAACAAAACGTTTGCTAAAACTGATAAGCGAGGGAATGAGTTTTGAGGATGCTAACCAACAGGCAGAAAGCGATTTGCTCAAGGCATTCGGTATCTACAACGTTCCCTACCGCTTTGACAAGGCCATTTCTGACGAAAACCGCGCTGAAATACTGCTTACCGACAACTTGAGCGGTTGGTTCTCGTATATACATGCCAGGTCTTTGCAGGGCGCGGCCGATGAGTTCGCCAAAGCAGGCACTTTCAACGAGGCTGAAGTTACAAGACAATTTCTTATTGGATTCGTAGAAAGCTGGTCTCATTCATCGCAAATTGACGAAGAAGAAAAAACGTATTTGCACGACTATATGCATAACTTCATGGCAAGCCTTTTCGGCTTCGGCCAGTGCACTGCAGATTATGAGGGCTACAGCACCACATTGCCTTATGAGGCGCATAAAGATATCGACTTTGCTTGCCTGTCAGGAGCATGGTCTTTCCTAATTCATTATGCCGTTCCTGATAGTGTCGGAGCTGTTTTGGGACAGATGACTGATTCCCGTGATGGTACGAAATACAATACCGTCACCTATAATATTGACGGAGAATCACAAACTTGGCTTGCCGAAAACCTAAAATACAATTCCACAGACGGCATTTATTTTTGGAATGAAGCCATGAACTTGCCAGATTCCATAGCACTGATTCCTTATGAATCTTGCATTGAAGAAAAATCATATACATATTGTGACCGCTTGCAAGCCCAAAAAAGCAATCTTGACTACGAAAAAATCTGGGCCATAACGGATTCCGTCAAGGCAGCTGGAAAAACGTATCAAGGAATATGTCCTGATGGATGGCATCTTCCAGACTTGCATGAGTGGAAAAAGTTGCGTGATTACGTGACCGAAAAAATTGATATCGGATCGCTAACGAATGAAGATGTTATGGCAATCGCCGGATTTGGAGAATCTGACGAGGATTACGGGACGGCGTATGCTGTTAAAATCGATAGCACGATTCAGTTGTCGACGCACCAGGGTTCTTCAAATTCTGCGATATTCTCAGTTTTTGTAGAAGGCATAGAGTGGAGTTATGTCAGTTTGGAGGGCACGGTTTTTTATCCGGCACCTACAAAGAAAAATTCCCTTTCCGTTCGCTGCATCAAAGATTAA
- a CDS encoding flavin reductase family protein: protein MKKEINVLDYADKIMNGLKGGALLTAAADGKANTMSISWGMMGIEWNKVLFTTFVRLSRYTLEFLEKNGEFTVSIPVEGSPRKLIAECGTNSGRDMDKAKTFGFTYVDGETVKVPAVKEFPMVLECKVIYKQLQDEKAISLDDLEKNYPKDASGKRDIHWAITGEITKAYILE, encoded by the coding sequence ATGAAAAAAGAAATCAACGTACTGGATTACGCCGACAAGATTATGAACGGGCTCAAGGGTGGGGCTCTGCTGACCGCCGCTGCAGACGGCAAGGCAAACACCATGAGCATTTCGTGGGGCATGATGGGCATCGAATGGAACAAGGTCCTGTTCACCACCTTCGTGCGCCTGAGCCGCTACACCCTTGAATTCTTGGAAAAGAACGGCGAATTCACCGTGAGCATTCCCGTGGAAGGTTCCCCGCGCAAGCTTATCGCGGAATGCGGCACCAACAGCGGCCGCGACATGGACAAAGCAAAGACCTTCGGTTTTACCTACGTGGACGGCGAAACTGTGAAAGTCCCGGCAGTCAAGGAATTCCCGATGGTGCTGGAATGCAAGGTCATCTACAAGCAGTTGCAAGACGAAAAGGCCATCTCCCTCGACGACCTCGAAAAGAACTACCCGAAGGACGCCAGTGGCAAGCGCGACATTCACTGGGCAATTACCGGCGAGATTACCAAGGCGTATATCCTGGAATAG
- a CDS encoding SDR family oxidoreductase, with amino-acid sequence MIDVKGKWTLITGGCRGVGRLTAIEMAKLGANIILQGRDKAHAEPVMEEIKKFGVEVRAVGCNLESEAEIDAALAEIDSWGVQVDLVFNNAGLMSHYFTDYLTNTMEDFHHAMAVNFYAPVKIAYHFLPGMIKRGFGRMQLTTSGIANEPELMGYACAKAALTKFVKDFACKLNGTDVMMNVMDPGWLRTDLGGPNAPNAPETVIPGSMVSVMLDDKKSGRWFSAQEFTGMTLADAVEKGRKVES; translated from the coding sequence ATGATTGACGTTAAGGGCAAATGGACCTTGATTACCGGCGGCTGCCGTGGTGTTGGCCGTCTCACCGCTATCGAAATGGCCAAGCTGGGTGCGAATATCATCTTGCAGGGCCGCGACAAGGCCCATGCCGAACCGGTGATGGAAGAAATCAAGAAATTCGGCGTTGAGGTGCGTGCCGTGGGCTGCAACCTCGAGAGCGAAGCCGAAATCGATGCCGCCCTTGCTGAAATCGACAGTTGGGGCGTGCAGGTGGACCTCGTGTTCAACAACGCGGGCCTCATGAGCCACTACTTCACCGACTACCTCACCAACACGATGGAAGATTTCCACCACGCGATGGCCGTGAACTTCTACGCCCCGGTGAAAATCGCCTACCACTTTTTGCCAGGCATGATCAAGCGCGGTTTTGGCCGCATGCAGCTCACCACGAGCGGTATCGCGAACGAGCCCGAACTGATGGGCTACGCCTGCGCGAAGGCCGCCCTCACCAAGTTCGTGAAGGATTTCGCCTGCAAGCTCAATGGCACCGACGTGATGATGAACGTTATGGACCCGGGTTGGCTCCGCACCGATCTCGGTGGCCCCAACGCCCCCAACGCTCCCGAAACGGTGATTCCGGGCTCCATGGTGTCCGTGATGCTCGACGACAAGAAGAGCGGCCGCTGGTTCAGCGCCCAGGAATTTACGGGCATGACCCTCGCCGACGCCGTAGAAAAAGGCAGGAAAGTAGAATCGTAA
- a CDS encoding dUTP diphosphatase, with the protein MTTKTIKIQYLDDTIPRLTYVGGKSDWIDLAAAETVTLKAGEFRLIHLGVAMKLPEGYEAHIAPRSSTFKNFGILQANSVGVVDSSYCGANDWWKMPVYATRDVTIEKGSRIAQFRIMEIQPTLTFEEGSLDGVDRGGFGSTGV; encoded by the coding sequence ATGACCACGAAGACGATTAAAATCCAATACCTCGACGATACCATTCCTCGCCTTACGTATGTGGGTGGCAAGTCGGACTGGATTGACTTGGCTGCTGCGGAGACCGTGACGCTCAAGGCGGGCGAGTTTCGCTTGATTCACTTGGGTGTTGCGATGAAGCTCCCCGAAGGCTACGAGGCGCATATTGCTCCGCGCAGTTCCACGTTCAAGAACTTCGGCATTTTGCAGGCGAATTCCGTGGGCGTGGTCGATTCCAGCTACTGCGGCGCAAATGACTGGTGGAAAATGCCCGTCTATGCCACCCGCGACGTGACCATCGAAAAGGGAAGCCGCATCGCGCAGTTCCGCATCATGGAAATCCAGCCGACCCTCACCTTCGAAGAAGGCTCTCTCGACGGTGTCGACCGCGGCGGTTTTGGTTCTACCGGAGTGTAG
- a CDS encoding sugar phosphate nucleotidyltransferase — MDNSSLNVLILAAGLGTRLRPLTNDVPKPLVPVVDASILDLQARKARAIGNVRLHANAHYLAEQVVEAGKALGFEKVWVEQPEILGTAGPLRRIYAEGYRGGLLVMNGDAYCNFDLRAFVNNAQAQAARPDGPQVALLAVDFPKVNTFRVGADGRLAGIAGRFGETSGTPATFSGVSWYSDAALSRIREGESDIREFWKQEIAAGRAPFVDMTQQRATWIDMGSPEGLMAAVEARLKELGRDVNEAVIEPGVKIPAGVTIRHSVIYAGAEIAEGETVENEIRGKGFKWTVLCHPERRTEGS; from the coding sequence ATGGATAACTCTTCCCTGAACGTTTTGATTTTGGCGGCTGGGCTCGGGACACGGCTCCGCCCGCTCACGAACGACGTGCCTAAGCCGCTCGTGCCCGTGGTGGACGCTTCGATTCTCGATTTGCAGGCCCGAAAGGCCCGTGCCATCGGGAATGTGCGCCTGCATGCGAACGCCCATTACCTGGCGGAACAGGTGGTGGAGGCGGGCAAGGCGCTCGGTTTCGAGAAGGTTTGGGTGGAACAGCCGGAAATCTTGGGAACGGCGGGGCCGCTGCGCCGCATTTATGCAGAGGGTTACCGCGGTGGCTTGCTCGTGATGAACGGCGACGCCTATTGCAATTTTGATCTGCGTGCGTTCGTGAACAACGCGCAAGCGCAGGCGGCTCGGCCGGATGGCCCGCAGGTGGCGCTCTTGGCGGTGGACTTCCCGAAGGTCAACACCTTCCGTGTGGGCGCTGATGGTCGCTTGGCGGGAATTGCCGGGCGCTTCGGCGAAACTTCCGGAACTCCCGCGACGTTTTCGGGCGTTTCGTGGTACAGCGATGCTGCCCTCTCGCGAATTCGTGAGGGCGAATCAGATATCCGTGAATTCTGGAAGCAGGAAATCGCTGCGGGCCGCGCACCGTTTGTTGACATGACGCAGCAGCGCGCGACCTGGATTGACATGGGGTCGCCCGAGGGCTTGATGGCCGCGGTGGAGGCCCGCCTGAAGGAACTGGGTCGTGACGTGAACGAGGCCGTAATTGAGCCCGGTGTAAAAATTCCCGCAGGCGTTACAATCAGGCATTCCGTGATTTATGCCGGAGCGGAAATCGCAGAAGGTGAAACCGTCGAGAACGAAATCCGCGGAAAAGGATTTAAATGGACTGTTCTGTGTCATCCTGAGCGGAGAACCGAAGGTTCGTAG
- a CDS encoding CMP deaminase: protein MNNSQSRSKLRDEVYTQMMCAQARLSKDQNTQMGAVLVSAEGRVISTGYNGAPAGFDDETVPYTREKQLLAYDLLDADSGELLSHHEFEANKYPFMVHAEINALHYARGKVPPGSKLYVIGFPCERCALDVSLSGVAEVFVTKDDYDPKSTLNNSRDTAYYMFAQAGIIVTLCGKRIRPVVSKPAAK, encoded by the coding sequence ATGAACAATTCACAATCTCGCAGCAAGCTTCGTGACGAAGTCTATACCCAGATGATGTGCGCCCAGGCGCGCCTCAGCAAAGACCAGAATACCCAGATGGGTGCGGTGCTCGTGAGTGCCGAAGGCCGCGTGATAAGCACCGGCTATAACGGTGCCCCGGCGGGCTTCGACGACGAAACCGTCCCGTACACCCGCGAAAAGCAGCTGCTCGCTTACGACCTGCTCGATGCGGACTCGGGTGAACTCCTGAGCCATCACGAGTTCGAGGCGAACAAGTACCCCTTCATGGTGCATGCCGAAATCAACGCGCTGCACTATGCCCGCGGAAAGGTTCCTCCCGGCTCCAAGCTGTACGTGATCGGCTTCCCGTGTGAGCGTTGCGCTTTGGACGTGAGCCTTTCGGGCGTTGCCGAAGTGTTCGTGACCAAGGACGATTACGACCCGAAGTCTACGCTGAACAACAGCCGCGATACGGCCTACTACATGTTCGCTCAGGCGGGGATTATCGTGACCCTCTGCGGCAAGCGAATCCGTCCGGTGGTCTCGAAACCGGCTGCCAAGTAA
- a CDS encoding FISUMP domain-containing protein, with protein sequence MNKKVNSCGVFVAMAALCGAAMFAGCGDDNSVSVDDEQLSSSVESPASSADAKSSSSNKEDKTAESSSSVNGGEPAEQSSSSAAKSLEEKLGKCEDKGKFEVSLVQDDAGNWYSCYRGEWSGGILEVEGPEWGKNPGEQSSSSESKMDSAVSSSSEMKLLSSSSDALDWSIPKEAYLNPDIRYDSIVDERDGQVYKTVKIGEQVWMAQNLNYVDSVKTPSLLGRNKCENDDPNACNVVGHSYTWAAAVDSVKLATDPDNPRICGMKRICDLPDTVHGICPNGWHLPSYKEWDTLFETVGRDTSAKALKSKVGWNYGEPGIDAVGFSAIPTWCGKESCSIYFWTTSQDVFSDEARSAYVSTVYESSSFVFDFKKTFLSVRCIKD encoded by the coding sequence ATGAATAAAAAAGTGAATTCTTGTGGCGTTTTTGTTGCGATGGCCGCTTTGTGTGGTGCAGCGATGTTTGCTGGCTGCGGTGACGACAATAGCGTTTCTGTAGATGACGAACAATTGTCTTCGTCAGTTGAATCTCCGGCTAGTTCTGCCGATGCGAAATCCAGTAGCTCCAACAAAGAAGATAAAACCGCTGAATCCTCTAGCTCTGTCAATGGTGGCGAGCCTGCAGAACAGTCAAGCTCTTCTGCGGCGAAATCGCTTGAAGAAAAACTGGGAAAGTGTGAAGACAAAGGCAAGTTTGAAGTCAGCCTTGTTCAAGATGATGCGGGTAACTGGTATTCCTGCTATCGCGGCGAATGGTCCGGAGGAATACTCGAAGTCGAAGGCCCCGAATGGGGAAAAAATCCTGGCGAACAATCTAGTAGTTCTGAGTCGAAGATGGATTCCGCTGTTAGTTCTTCGAGTGAAATGAAGTTGCTTAGTAGTAGCTCGGACGCCTTGGATTGGAGTATTCCTAAAGAAGCATATTTGAATCCAGATATCCGGTATGATTCGATTGTTGATGAACGTGACGGACAGGTCTATAAGACTGTAAAAATTGGCGAACAAGTCTGGATGGCGCAGAACCTCAACTATGTGGATAGCGTAAAGACTCCGAGCCTTTTGGGACGCAATAAATGTGAAAATGATGACCCAAATGCATGCAACGTTGTCGGGCATTCCTATACATGGGCTGCGGCCGTTGATTCTGTGAAGTTAGCGACTGATCCAGACAATCCACGAATTTGTGGAATGAAGCGAATATGCGACTTGCCTGATACGGTGCACGGAATTTGCCCCAATGGTTGGCATTTGCCTTCGTATAAAGAATGGGACACTTTGTTTGAAACTGTTGGGCGTGATACCTCTGCGAAGGCTTTAAAATCGAAAGTCGGTTGGAACTACGGAGAACCGGGGATTGATGCTGTGGGGTTCTCTGCGATTCCAACATGGTGTGGAAAGGAAAGCTGTTCCATTTATTTTTGGACAACCTCCCAGGATGTATTTAGTGACGAGGCTCGTAGTGCGTACGTTTCTACAGTTTATGAATCGTCGTCGTTTGTTTTTGACTTTAAGAAAACTTTCCTGTCTGTCCGTTGCATCAAAGATTAA
- a CDS encoding GIY-YIG nuclease family protein, whose amino-acid sequence MPKDYYTYMMTNQSNSTLYIGVSNNIVRRSLEHISGTGATFTSKYKINKLVYFERYTEITDAIRREKQLKGWIRAKKEMLINQMNPEWKNLMSD is encoded by the coding sequence ATGCCGAAAGACTATTACACATATATGATGACGAATCAAAGTAACTCCACTCTATATATTGGAGTTTCGAATAATATTGTGCGGCGCTCTTTAGAACATATTTCAGGGACTGGAGCTACTTTTACATCAAAATACAAGATTAATAAACTTGTCTATTTTGAACGATATACGGAAATAACAGATGCTATTCGTCGGGAAAAACAATTAAAGGGATGGATAAGAGCAAAAAAGGAAATGCTCATAAATCAAATGAATCCTGAATGGAAAAATCTTATGTCTGATTGA
- a CDS encoding FISUMP domain-containing protein yields the protein MIVKKALMAFLAPLTFFACTDINDVTPHAPSGETNDLSSSSEDTTISSSSEQIDGTEMIYRGVTIYAAPHEEGIWIRELDPVTFDTLKANPHGWTLRGVSSYLDSAVIDSLPLKNPYVMLSTAFWGGNSIRRFNIVDIRESNTFAVDKKTYFESIRALYLMKSGKPFAEAKKQASKEVLESFGSYADAFDKPEAENVQNIDYRNYMVFIEDFMKYTTEDTVVAKLEKCGNITCGTEFLKKRFLTESLDMLNDINDIMTRDMEASKLDVSLEALNNRTKALRDISFLKPFVANLLDADSCSAEKEGTAFEILDKNIILTCRSGEWEFSYKEIKHSMGTMTDERDGKTYKTVTYDIEGKSQTWMAERLTYSDSEQQDYCEEEWPSHCNMYYVNEALSLDSSMLESKSSCIQRFMEECPECDSSLFESDCEYLYETLDTLKYHQHLDSVMTENGVYQGICPDGWHIPTQSEVDALLNYMVEWYYPAPSKTIEDHERRSLVWNFLHISSLGNPSGFGLTSEDNSFFAINNDNRACHAWHPDYCNIEYPFIDTQYVRCVKN from the coding sequence ATGATAGTCAAAAAAGCACTCATGGCATTTCTTGCACCGCTTACGTTTTTCGCCTGCACCGACATCAATGACGTGACGCCGCACGCACCTTCGGGCGAAACGAATGATTTGTCTTCAAGCAGCGAAGACACAACAATTTCAAGTTCGAGCGAACAGATCGACGGCACGGAAATGATATATCGAGGAGTAACGATTTATGCTGCGCCACATGAGGAGGGGATTTGGATACGTGAACTAGATCCTGTAACTTTTGATACTCTAAAAGCAAACCCTCATGGGTGGACTCTTCGCGGCGTATCTTCTTATTTAGACAGTGCTGTTATCGATAGTTTGCCTTTGAAAAATCCCTATGTTATGCTTTCGACAGCTTTTTGGGGGGGTAATTCTATTCGACGTTTTAATATTGTTGATATCCGAGAGTCGAATACTTTTGCCGTTGACAAGAAAACATACTTTGAAAGTATTCGAGCGCTTTATTTGATGAAATCTGGAAAGCCTTTCGCCGAAGCCAAAAAACAAGCAAGCAAAGAAGTTCTTGAATCGTTTGGCTCTTATGCGGATGCGTTCGATAAACCTGAAGCAGAAAATGTCCAAAATATCGATTATAGGAACTACATGGTGTTTATCGAAGATTTTATGAAATATACGACCGAAGATACTGTTGTTGCAAAACTTGAAAAGTGCGGCAATATTACTTGTGGCACGGAATTCTTGAAGAAACGTTTCTTGACGGAATCGTTGGATATGCTGAATGATATTAACGATATCATGACTCGTGATATGGAAGCTAGTAAACTAGATGTTTCTTTGGAAGCTCTGAACAATCGAACAAAGGCTCTTAGAGACATTTCCTTCTTGAAACCTTTTGTCGCCAATTTGCTTGATGCCGACTCGTGCTCCGCCGAGAAAGAGGGGACGGCTTTTGAAATTTTAGACAAAAATATCATATTGACATGCCGTTCGGGAGAATGGGAGTTTTCATACAAAGAAATCAAGCATTCCATGGGCACAATGACCGATGAACGAGACGGAAAAACATACAAGACCGTGACCTACGATATTGAAGGAAAATCGCAGACTTGGATGGCAGAGCGTTTGACTTACAGCGATTCTGAACAACAAGACTATTGCGAAGAAGAATGGCCTTCACATTGTAATATGTACTATGTAAATGAAGCACTCAGCTTGGATTCTTCAATGCTAGAATCGAAGAGTTCCTGTATACAACGTTTTATGGAAGAATGTCCAGAATGCGATTCATCACTTTTCGAATCTGATTGTGAATATCTTTATGAAACTCTTGATACTTTAAAATACCATCAACATCTCGATTCCGTCATGACTGAAAATGGGGTGTACCAAGGCATTTGCCCAGACGGTTGGCACATACCTACGCAAAGCGAAGTGGATGCCTTGCTGAATTACATGGTGGAATGGTATTATCCGGCACCCTCGAAGACGATTGAAGACCATGAAAGACGGAGTTTGGTTTGGAACTTCCTGCACATTTCTTCTTTGGGTAATCCGTCAGGCTTTGGCTTGACAAGCGAAGATAACAGTTTCTTTGCGATTAACAATGATAACAGAGCGTGCCACGCTTGGCATCCGGATTATTGCAATATCGAATATCCATTTATAGACACCCAATATGTCCGCTGCGTCAAGAATTAA